A segment of the Leptotrichia sp. oral taxon 215 str. W9775 genome:
AGGATTTAGATATGGAGATTTAAATTCCCCTTTTGAGTACGATCTTGTAAAGGCACTCTATTACAATTACAGAAAAAATGCAGGTAAGAAAATAGGGAGAAAGAAACTATGGATAAGATAAAAAGAATTGAAGAAATGGAAAAAATAATGGATAAATCTGCAGATATTTTCAATGAACTTAATGCTGTTCTTGATAAACTGTGTGAAAACTTGCCTGATTATAAAAAACTGGATGAGTATTATAGCAGCCAGGACTGGTTTTCAGATGTGGAAGATTCTAACAATAATCTTTTACCTGAAGATTT
Coding sequences within it:
- a CDS encoding DUF4298 domain-containing protein produces the protein MDKIKRIEEMEKIMDKSADIFNELNAVLDKLCENLPDYKKLDEYYSSQDWFSDVEDSNNNLLPEDLKCGVLSEDGAYNLFGDNHELAIRMVEIAAKMLRRE